A single region of the Halorussus gelatinilyticus genome encodes:
- the mbhE gene encoding hydrogen gas-evolving membrane-bound hydrogenase subunit E, translating to MQPTPDPAASAVLAVVFLPFVAAALVPLVYRALGERTAYFAAAVALACFGLVASQYGTHGTVSFPWIPSLGVSVSFYVDGLSLLIGFLASGVGVLILTYSGGYMHGEPGQPKYYAALLAFMGSMLGVAFAADLIALFVFWELTSLSSFILIGHYQRQKSSQYAARKSMLITVSGGLFMLVGFLLLHAVTGEFSIVYMLENPELVQEELRQAGLFLPVLGLIGVGAAAKSAQVPLHIWLPNAMEAPTPVSAFLHSATMVKAGVYLLGRFRPVLVSHEWEVAFAVLGLTTMTVAAILAVGATDIKELLAYSTASHLGLIVAGFGFVSDLGGETGAFHIINHATFKAALFLVAGIIAHEAGTRKIDNLGGLKDDLPITAAIAAVASLGMAGVPPFNGFYSKELLFEAAWETATHAGGLAWLYPVVAVFGSVFTFLYSIRFLMLFFGEKPTGLHKVHSPPKAMLAPPLLLGILAALVSVGGVLGTFGFHFEPFDHFVTEVWASTVAPEADLHGGFSYHVPTHITPAVAMSAVTIALGAAAYPFYDRLHRGVNRITDVDLLRANWYYDSTVFGLNDFSDTAAETVQNGLLRTYATWAMASVAALALAGYAASGVALPDFTGFAVTVPIALVLGVAIVGAVAVSLAPSHISGVLTLSILGFMVAVFYVLASAPDLALTQLVVETLTLVIFLLVLDRLPAFYGNAGRGKMLRDGVLSAVVGATVFVTVLVSTAASPDDSIANFFTDPAVTVEEAGGHNIVNVILVDFRAFDTMGEISVVAMAALSVLTLVAMRERGETQ from the coding sequence GTGCAACCGACACCGGACCCGGCAGCGTCGGCGGTCCTCGCCGTCGTGTTCCTGCCGTTCGTAGCGGCCGCGCTGGTGCCGCTCGTCTACCGCGCGCTGGGCGAGCGCACCGCGTACTTCGCGGCCGCGGTCGCGCTGGCCTGCTTCGGACTCGTGGCCAGCCAGTACGGCACCCACGGCACCGTGAGTTTCCCGTGGATTCCCTCGCTCGGGGTCTCGGTGAGCTTCTACGTCGATGGCCTCTCGTTACTGATCGGCTTTCTGGCCAGCGGCGTCGGCGTGCTCATCCTGACCTACTCGGGCGGGTACATGCACGGCGAACCGGGCCAGCCGAAGTACTACGCGGCGCTGCTCGCGTTCATGGGGTCGATGCTCGGCGTGGCGTTCGCCGCCGACCTCATCGCACTGTTCGTGTTCTGGGAACTGACCAGCCTCTCGTCGTTCATCCTCATCGGTCACTACCAGCGCCAGAAGAGTTCGCAGTACGCCGCCCGCAAGTCGATGCTCATCACCGTCTCGGGCGGCCTGTTCATGCTCGTGGGATTCCTGTTGCTCCACGCGGTCACGGGCGAGTTCAGCATCGTCTACATGCTGGAGAACCCCGAACTCGTGCAGGAGGAACTCCGACAGGCCGGGCTGTTCCTGCCCGTCCTCGGTCTCATCGGGGTCGGCGCGGCCGCCAAGTCCGCGCAGGTCCCGCTCCACATCTGGTTGCCGAACGCGATGGAGGCACCCACGCCGGTCTCGGCGTTCCTCCACTCGGCGACGATGGTCAAGGCGGGCGTCTACCTGCTCGGGCGCTTCCGACCCGTGCTGGTCAGCCACGAGTGGGAAGTCGCGTTCGCCGTCCTCGGGCTGACGACGATGACCGTCGCCGCCATCCTCGCGGTCGGCGCGACCGACATCAAGGAACTGCTGGCGTACTCGACCGCCAGCCACCTCGGACTCATCGTCGCCGGGTTCGGTTTCGTCTCGGACCTCGGCGGCGAGACCGGCGCGTTCCACATCATCAACCACGCGACGTTCAAGGCCGCGCTGTTCCTCGTCGCGGGTATCATCGCGCACGAGGCCGGGACCCGGAAGATAGACAACTTGGGCGGGCTGAAAGACGACCTGCCCATCACCGCCGCAATCGCGGCCGTCGCGTCGCTCGGGATGGCCGGGGTGCCGCCGTTCAACGGCTTCTACTCGAAGGAACTCCTCTTCGAGGCGGCGTGGGAGACGGCGACGCACGCGGGCGGTCTCGCGTGGCTCTACCCCGTGGTGGCCGTCTTCGGGAGCGTCTTCACGTTCCTCTACTCCATCCGGTTCCTGATGCTGTTCTTCGGCGAGAAGCCCACGGGCCTCCACAAGGTCCACTCGCCGCCCAAAGCCATGCTCGCGCCGCCGCTCCTGCTCGGGATTCTGGCGGCGCTGGTCAGCGTCGGCGGCGTCCTCGGCACGTTCGGATTCCACTTCGAGCCGTTCGACCACTTCGTGACCGAGGTCTGGGCCAGCACGGTCGCGCCCGAGGCCGACCTCCACGGCGGCTTCAGCTACCACGTCCCGACCCACATCACGCCCGCGGTGGCGATGAGCGCGGTGACCATCGCCCTCGGCGCGGCCGCCTACCCGTTCTACGACCGGCTTCACCGCGGCGTGAACCGGATTACCGACGTGGACCTCCTGCGCGCGAACTGGTACTACGATTCGACGGTCTTCGGCCTGAACGACTTCAGCGACACCGCCGCCGAGACCGTCCAGAACGGCCTTCTCCGGACCTACGCGACGTGGGCGATGGCCTCGGTCGCGGCGCTCGCGCTCGCCGGATACGCCGCATCGGGCGTCGCACTCCCGGATTTCACTGGGTTCGCCGTTACGGTCCCCATCGCGCTCGTACTGGGCGTCGCCATCGTCGGCGCGGTCGCGGTGTCGCTCGCGCCCTCGCACATCTCGGGCGTGCTGACCCTCTCGATTCTCGGGTTCATGGTCGCGGTGTTCTACGTTCTCGCGTCGGCCCCGGACCTCGCGCTGACCCAGTTAGTCGTCGAGACGCTCACGCTGGTCATCTTCCTGCTCGTCCTCGACAGACTCCCGGCGTTCTACGGGAACGCGGGCCGCGGGAAGATGCTTCGCGACGGCGTGCTGTCCGCGGTCGTCGGCGCGACGGTGTTCGTCACCGTGCTGGTCTCGACGGCCGCGTCGCCCGACGATTCCATCGCGAACTTCTTCACCGACCCCGCGGTGACGGTCGAGGAGGCGGGCGGCCACAACATCGTCAACGTCATCCTCGTGGACTTCCGGGCGTTCGACACCATGGGCGAGATTTCGGTGGTCGCAATGGCCGCCCTCTCGGTGCTGACGCTGGTCGCCATGCGTGAACGAGGTGAGACTCAATGA
- the hpt gene encoding hypoxanthine/guanine phosphoribosyltransferase: MDKLKQSLLDAPIIEKDGYHYFVHPISDGIPVLEPGLLREIVIQIIRKAELEDVDKIVTPAAMGIHISTAVSLMTDIPLVVIRKREYGLEGEVALSQQTGYSENEMYVNNVHEGDRVLLLDDVLSTGGTMKAITEALEHIGADVADVVAVIKKEGPNELDDTDYDVKTLINVDVQDGEVVITDEHGDG, from the coding sequence ATGGATAAGCTGAAGCAGTCTCTGCTCGACGCGCCGATCATCGAGAAAGACGGCTATCACTACTTCGTCCACCCCATCAGCGACGGGATTCCGGTTCTCGAACCCGGACTGCTCCGAGAAATAGTCATCCAGATTATCCGAAAGGCGGAGCTGGAGGACGTGGACAAGATCGTCACGCCCGCGGCGATGGGCATCCACATCTCGACCGCGGTCTCGCTGATGACCGACATCCCGCTGGTCGTCATCCGCAAGCGCGAGTACGGACTGGAGGGCGAGGTCGCGCTCTCCCAGCAGACGGGCTACAGCGAGAACGAGATGTACGTCAACAACGTCCACGAGGGCGACCGGGTACTGCTGCTGGACGACGTTCTCAGCACCGGCGGCACGATGAAGGCCATCACGGAAGCGCTCGAACACATCGGCGCGGACGTGGCCGACGTGGTCGCGGTCATCAAGAAGGAGGGACCGAACGAACTGGACGACACCGACTACGACGTGAAGACGCTCATCAACGTGGACGTGCAGGACGGCGAAGTCGTCATCACCGACGAACACGGCGACGGGTAG
- a CDS encoding glycosyltransferase family 4 protein → MEQVAAFTDTYLPTVNGVTYTIASWRERWERAGGRMDVVYPNADGHRPNDGEHPVGSLPLPFYDGFHVGTPKVPKAVRDAEVVHAHTPFNIGVGGLRLARKKDVPLVASYHTPTSEYAEYISPTDSIASLVGRVSEAYERWFYGRADAVLAPSAATRDHLKSEVGVDTPVEVVPNGIDTERFRPVETDEFLARHDLRGERPLIGYTGRHGYEKRLAELVAAAADMDVTVVFGGDGPAREDLEEQAEKLGADARFLGFLDREEMPAFYSALDVFAFPSPVETQGLVALEANACGTPVVGANAGALAGTIDHGETGYHYESGDIEDFCDAIRRTLDERDDLRERCLARRDEVSVEHAVDKLQDVYDRIR, encoded by the coding sequence ATGGAACAGGTCGCCGCGTTCACCGACACCTATCTGCCGACGGTCAACGGCGTGACGTACACCATCGCGTCGTGGCGCGAGCGGTGGGAACGGGCGGGCGGCCGGATGGACGTGGTCTACCCCAACGCCGACGGCCACCGGCCGAACGACGGCGAGCATCCCGTCGGGAGCCTCCCGTTGCCGTTCTACGACGGCTTCCACGTCGGCACGCCGAAGGTGCCGAAGGCGGTCCGAGACGCCGAGGTCGTCCACGCCCACACGCCGTTCAACATCGGCGTCGGCGGCCTGCGCCTCGCCCGGAAGAAGGACGTGCCGCTCGTGGCCTCCTATCACACCCCGACCAGCGAGTACGCCGAGTACATCTCGCCGACCGATTCCATCGCGTCGCTGGTCGGCCGGGTGTCCGAAGCCTACGAGCGGTGGTTCTACGGCCGGGCCGACGCGGTACTCGCTCCCTCCGCGGCGACGCGCGACCACCTGAAGTCGGAGGTCGGCGTGGACACGCCCGTCGAAGTCGTGCCCAACGGCATCGACACCGAGCGGTTCCGGCCCGTCGAGACCGACGAGTTCCTCGCGCGCCACGACCTCCGGGGCGAGCGCCCCCTGATAGGCTACACCGGGCGACACGGCTACGAGAAGCGCCTCGCGGAACTCGTCGCGGCCGCGGCCGACATGGACGTGACGGTCGTCTTCGGTGGCGACGGTCCGGCCCGCGAGGACTTGGAGGAGCAAGCCGAAAAGCTCGGTGCCGACGCGCGGTTTCTCGGGTTCCTCGACCGCGAGGAGATGCCCGCGTTCTACAGCGCGCTCGACGTCTTCGCGTTCCCGAGTCCGGTCGAGACGCAGGGACTGGTCGCGCTAGAGGCCAACGCCTGCGGGACGCCCGTCGTGGGCGCGAACGCGGGCGCGCTGGCCGGCACCATCGACCACGGCGAGACCGGCTATCACTACGAGAGCGGCGACATCGAGGACTTCTGCGACGCGATTCGCCGGACGCTGGACGAGCGCGACGACCTGCGCGAACGCTGTCTGGCCCGGCGCGACGAGGTGAGCGTCGAACACGCGGTCGATAAGTTGCAGGACGTGTACGACCGCATCCGATGA
- a CDS encoding ribonuclease P protein component 4 translates to MTIAEERIERLASLARDAAAECHDDRARDYVRLARRLAERNRISLPKEFKRFTCDVCDVYLRPGKNARVRLQDGHVVVTCDCGEQARYPYE, encoded by the coding sequence ATGACGATAGCCGAAGAGCGCATCGAGCGACTCGCCTCGCTCGCCCGCGACGCCGCCGCGGAGTGTCACGACGACCGCGCCAGAGATTACGTTCGCCTCGCGCGCAGACTGGCCGAGCGCAACCGAATTTCGCTCCCGAAGGAGTTCAAGCGATTCACCTGCGACGTCTGCGACGTCTACCTCCGACCGGGGAAGAACGCCCGCGTCAGATTGCAGGACGGCCACGTCGTCGTCACCTGCGACTGCGGCGAACAGGCGCGGTACCCCTACGAGTGA
- a CDS encoding HD domain-containing protein has protein sequence MSEPETEQADDESRTYDPDADHAFPDERLNEVLEFVHDDPEIQAYLDAQNVNPVVRKGYNDHGRKHISIVRNRALGLYDLLKKGGIEFNGASEQGLDEADESVIVALAATIHDIGHVVHRDEHAYWSIPLAADLLDRILPQFDFYDTEEVVRVKGEVLHAILCHHTEEDPLTTEAGVVRVADALDMEKGRSRMPYEKGGRGIDTVSSQAIQRVSLRQGDTVPVLVEIEMLNAAGVYQIDNLLKAKLRDSGLEDDIRIVAVNIRDGENNLVERVEL, from the coding sequence ATGAGCGAACCCGAGACCGAACAAGCGGACGACGAGAGTCGTACCTACGACCCCGACGCCGACCACGCCTTCCCCGACGAGCGACTCAACGAGGTGCTGGAGTTCGTCCACGATGACCCCGAGATTCAGGCCTACCTCGACGCCCAGAACGTCAACCCCGTCGTCCGGAAGGGGTACAACGACCACGGGCGCAAGCACATCTCCATCGTCCGGAACCGCGCGCTGGGTCTGTACGACCTGCTCAAGAAGGGCGGCATCGAGTTCAACGGCGCGTCCGAACAGGGCCTCGACGAGGCCGACGAGAGCGTCATCGTCGCGCTGGCGGCGACCATCCACGACATCGGTCACGTCGTCCACCGCGACGAACACGCCTACTGGTCGATTCCGCTCGCCGCCGACTTGCTGGACCGCATCCTCCCCCAGTTCGACTTCTACGACACCGAGGAGGTCGTCCGCGTCAAGGGCGAGGTCCTCCACGCGATTCTCTGTCACCACACCGAGGAGGACCCGCTGACGACCGAGGCGGGCGTCGTCCGCGTCGCCGACGCGCTCGACATGGAGAAGGGCCGGTCGCGCATGCCCTACGAGAAGGGCGGCCGGGGCATCGACACCGTCTCCAGTCAGGCCATCCAGCGCGTCTCGCTGCGACAGGGCGACACCGTGCCCGTCCTCGTGGAAATAGAGATGTTGAACGCCGCGGGCGTCTATCAGATCGACAACCTGCTGAAGGCGAAACTCCGCGACTCGGGACTCGAAGACGACATCCGTATCGTCGCGGTCAACATCCGCGACGGCGAGAACAACCTCGTGGAACGCGTCGAACTGTAG
- a CDS encoding orc1/cdc6 family replication initiation protein: MLLDFDEQQSLIRNRSLLNPNEVVEEERIVGRDEQLTQVTKMLRVAIGDNRPPNLFLYGPSGTGKSLIINAVCENIGRLCDSRGIRFGVVEMNCQDIGTLGSAVYELAMKVADEAGVPVEVPQHGVSTKEKWRELYRLVNENYDTVVFVLDELDMLVGRRDKDQPAFSRLLYQLSRAGSSNDITAQVSIAAITNDTKMLESVGSRALSSFTPEDVHFDDYDANQLRAILRHREDAFHDDVLQDDVIPLAAAFAAQNHGDARKAIDLMRVAGDLAEREGADRVGEQHVRKAQDKVERNRVLEVTRGISTQKKLCLYATAAVADEAGNSSARSTTGYQVYRFLTDALDADQYHQETYVNKMKELTTYSIVESERKSHGPSSGMFIEFTFNEQPETIMETLGEDSRLGDLSSDEVTAVVRAQLSTDG; this comes from the coding sequence ATGCTGCTGGACTTCGACGAACAGCAGTCACTCATCCGGAACCGGTCGCTGCTCAACCCGAACGAGGTGGTCGAAGAGGAGCGCATCGTCGGCCGGGACGAGCAGTTGACGCAGGTCACGAAGATGCTCCGGGTCGCCATCGGCGACAACCGCCCGCCGAACCTCTTTCTCTACGGTCCCTCGGGAACGGGGAAGTCGCTCATCATCAACGCGGTCTGCGAGAACATCGGTCGGCTCTGCGACAGTCGGGGCATTCGGTTCGGCGTCGTCGAGATGAACTGCCAAGACATCGGGACGCTCGGGTCGGCAGTCTACGAACTCGCCATGAAGGTCGCCGACGAAGCTGGCGTCCCGGTCGAAGTGCCACAGCACGGCGTCTCGACCAAGGAGAAGTGGCGGGAACTCTACCGACTGGTCAACGAGAACTACGATACGGTCGTCTTCGTCCTCGACGAACTCGACATGCTCGTCGGGCGGCGCGACAAGGACCAACCCGCCTTCTCCCGACTGCTCTACCAACTGTCGCGCGCCGGGTCGAGCAACGACATCACCGCGCAGGTCTCCATCGCCGCGATTACGAACGACACGAAGATGCTCGAATCGGTCGGGAGCAGGGCGCTGAGTTCGTTCACGCCCGAGGACGTTCACTTCGACGACTACGACGCCAACCAACTGCGTGCCATCCTCCGCCATCGGGAAGACGCCTTCCACGACGACGTGTTGCAGGACGACGTGATTCCGCTCGCCGCCGCGTTCGCCGCGCAGAACCACGGTGACGCCCGGAAGGCCATCGACCTGATGCGCGTGGCGGGCGACCTCGCGGAACGTGAGGGGGCCGACAGAGTGGGCGAACAGCACGTCCGGAAAGCACAGGACAAGGTCGAACGCAACCGCGTCCTCGAAGTGACGCGCGGCATCAGCACCCAGAAGAAGCTCTGTCTCTACGCCACGGCCGCAGTCGCCGACGAGGCCGGGAACAGCTCCGCTCGAAGCACGACCGGTTATCAGGTCTATCGCTTCCTCACGGACGCACTCGACGCCGACCAGTACCACCAAGAGACCTACGTGAACAAGATGAAGGAGCTGACGACCTACTCCATCGTGGAGTCCGAGCGCAAGAGCCACGGTCCCTCCTCCGGGATGTTCATCGAGTTCACGTTCAACGAGCAACCCGAGACCATCATGGAGACGCTCGGCGAGGACTCGCGGCTCGGCGACCTGTCGAGCGACGAGGTGACGGCGGTGGTCCGCGCGCAACTCTCGACCGAC
- a CDS encoding glycosyltransferase family 4 protein codes for MKVSHYFEWEEYITGGHAQSVDNQRKIMDRHGIEYTAEPTLDADLLHLNNMGPKSLYYAKRAQRADVPVLVHTHQTAEDFEESFAFSNVLAKPMKPYLRYAYSLADHLVCPSEHNRRVIEEYADAPKTVISNGFDPEKVAGYDDADLRQTYLDRYDLDPPVVFNVGHVIKRKGLEAFVETARAMPDLDFVWFGYLNPAGGELDRFLKSRDTKRLVESAPDNCQFTGYVEDIEGAFAAGDAFFWPSKNENEGIALLEAMSCGKPLVIRDIPTYDWLDDGTHCLKASNESADAATAADEFADALDRLRDPDLREELGANAAEKSREFELDAVGENLVSLYQQLA; via the coding sequence ATGAAAGTGAGTCACTACTTCGAGTGGGAGGAGTACATCACGGGCGGGCACGCCCAGTCGGTGGACAACCAGCGCAAGATCATGGACCGACACGGCATCGAGTACACCGCCGAACCGACTCTCGACGCCGACCTACTTCACCTCAACAACATGGGGCCGAAGTCGCTATACTACGCCAAACGGGCGCAGCGCGCCGACGTTCCGGTCCTCGTCCACACCCACCAGACCGCCGAGGATTTCGAGGAGAGTTTCGCGTTCTCGAACGTCCTCGCCAAGCCGATGAAGCCCTACCTGCGCTACGCCTACTCGTTGGCCGACCACCTCGTCTGTCCCTCCGAACACAACCGCCGCGTCATCGAGGAGTACGCCGACGCGCCCAAGACCGTCATCAGCAACGGGTTCGACCCCGAGAAGGTCGCGGGGTACGACGACGCGGACCTCCGCCAGACGTATCTGGACCGCTACGACCTCGACCCGCCGGTCGTCTTCAACGTCGGCCACGTCATCAAGCGCAAGGGACTGGAGGCCTTCGTGGAGACCGCCCGCGCGATGCCGGACCTCGATTTCGTCTGGTTCGGCTACCTCAACCCGGCGGGCGGGGAACTCGACCGCTTCCTCAAGAGCAGAGACACCAAGCGACTCGTCGAGAGCGCGCCCGACAACTGCCAGTTCACGGGCTACGTCGAGGACATCGAAGGCGCGTTCGCCGCGGGCGACGCGTTCTTCTGGCCGAGCAAGAACGAGAACGAGGGCATCGCCCTGCTCGAAGCGATGTCCTGTGGCAAACCGCTGGTCATCCGCGACATCCCGACCTACGACTGGCTGGACGACGGTACCCACTGCCTCAAAGCCAGTAACGAGTCGGCCGACGCCGCGACGGCCGCCGACGAGTTCGCCGACGCGCTGGACCGACTGCGCGACCCCGACCTGCGCGAGGAGTTGGGAGCCAACGCCGCCGAGAAGAGCCGCGAGTTCGAACTCGACGCCGTCGGCGAGAACCTCGTGTCACTGTATCAACAGCTGGCGTGA
- a CDS encoding MnhB domain-containing protein yields the protein MSTVIARTVTRTVVPIILVTAVALLLQGHNLPGGGFIGGVLTVTAFALIYVIYGLDYLEEELLHQNRETIIESIQHGIVGNYQIAFGVGLAVAAVAGLVPILFGSNFLYQDFWVLHHLPIYGELHVASALAFDLGVYFVVVGALLTILAVVGSE from the coding sequence ATGAGTACGGTCATCGCACGAACGGTCACGCGCACAGTCGTACCGATAATCCTCGTGACCGCCGTCGCCCTGCTGTTGCAGGGCCACAACCTCCCCGGTGGCGGGTTCATCGGCGGGGTGTTGACCGTGACGGCGTTCGCGCTGATATACGTCATCTACGGGCTGGACTACCTCGAAGAGGAACTGCTCCACCAGAACCGCGAGACCATCATCGAGTCCATTCAGCACGGCATCGTCGGGAACTACCAGATAGCCTTCGGCGTCGGACTCGCGGTCGCCGCGGTCGCGGGACTGGTACCCATCCTGTTCGGGTCGAACTTCCTCTATCAGGACTTCTGGGTCCTCCACCATCTGCCCATCTACGGCGAACTGCACGTGGCGAGCGCACTCGCGTTCGACCTCGGCGTCTACTTCGTCGTGGTCGGAGCGCTCCTGACCATCCTCGCGGTGGTGGGAAGCGAATGA
- a CDS encoding redoxin domain-containing protein, with protein sequence MVEIGDDAPDFAAPLANGDVEEFTLSENLDEAPIVLAFFPGAFTGVCTTEMATFEENLDDFEDATVYGVSVDAPFSLNEFRDQQDLSFGLVSDSNKEIIDDYDVEMDFADMGYYGVAKRAVFVVDGDGEVTYKWVSDDPGVEPDYEEVADAAAE encoded by the coding sequence ATGGTCGAAATCGGAGACGACGCACCGGATTTCGCTGCACCGCTCGCAAACGGCGACGTAGAGGAGTTCACGCTCTCGGAGAACTTGGACGAGGCACCCATCGTCCTCGCGTTCTTCCCCGGCGCGTTCACCGGGGTCTGCACCACCGAGATGGCCACGTTCGAGGAGAACTTGGACGACTTCGAGGACGCGACCGTCTACGGCGTCAGCGTGGACGCACCGTTCTCGCTCAACGAGTTCCGCGACCAGCAGGACCTGAGTTTCGGTCTCGTCAGCGACTCCAACAAGGAGATTATCGACGACTACGACGTCGAGATGGACTTCGCGGACATGGGGTACTACGGCGTCGCCAAGCGAGCCGTCTTCGTCGTGGACGGCGACGGCGAAGTCACGTACAAGTGGGTCAGCGACGACCCCGGCGTCGAGCCCGACTACGAGGAAGTCGCGGACGCGGCGGCCGAATAA
- a CDS encoding Sec-independent protein translocase subunit TatA/TatB — protein MVQMIPLFGPVPGGMEMMVILLIAVLLFGANKIPKLARSTGEAMGEFKKGRQEVEEELQEMQEGTTESLNTDSEPVTETDTSTGDAGSE, from the coding sequence ATGGTACAGATGATTCCACTGTTCGGACCCGTGCCCGGCGGGATGGAGATGATGGTCATCCTCCTCATCGCCGTCCTGCTGTTCGGCGCGAACAAGATTCCGAAGCTCGCCCGCTCGACCGGTGAAGCGATGGGCGAATTCAAGAAAGGGCGTCAAGAAGTCGAAGAAGAGCTCCAGGAGATGCAGGAAGGCACCACGGAATCGCTCAACACTGACAGCGAACCGGTGACCGAGACGGACACCAGCACCGGCGACGCTGGCAGCGAATAA